The Chloroflexus aggregans DSM 9485 genome segment CCATCGCCATACCGGCGAAGTGCGCTTTCCAGCCCAACCACCGACCCTTGATGAAGACCCGAACGATTGGGAGCCGTATCAGTTAAGCGGGCGCGGGGAGATCTACAGCTTTAGCGTCATTCGCCAGGCACCGTCTGGTTTTGAAAGCCTCGGTATCTATCCGGTGGCTCTGGTGCGGTTAGAGGAAGGCCCTCTGGTGACAGCACAATTAACCGATTGTGACGAAGCCGACCTCGCCATCGGGATGCCGGTCGAGATGGTTACCCGCCGGCTGATGGATACCGGTGAGGACGGGGTATTGGTATACGGTTATAAATTCCGCCCCTGCCTACGCTCATCGTAACACCGTATGATTGCACGCGCCGCACGACTGTGCGGCGCTTCGA includes the following:
- a CDS encoding Zn-ribbon domain-containing OB-fold protein — its product is MNIARHWRERISRYRLEGQRHRHTGEVRFPAQPPTLDEDPNDWEPYQLSGRGEIYSFSVIRQAPSGFESLGIYPVALVRLEEGPLVTAQLTDCDEADLAIGMPVEMVTRRLMDTGEDGVLVYGYKFRPCLRSS